From the genome of Bactrocera oleae isolate idBacOlea1 chromosome 2, idBacOlea1, whole genome shotgun sequence, one region includes:
- the LOC106617754 gene encoding uncharacterized protein, producing MRVIVLLCLIAVAAAQYEYAANTQPQVGAAPLSQPAQPTNEYNKEYYTYSAPEHEFDDAGSADNIGNSLKKNLRVIFVKGPENTGLENAALQLAKSAGDERTAIYVLTKQADIGDLANKLNSVQSTGSKPEVHFVKYRTPADAENAQRAIQSQYDSLPGASSKHNAGSAPVLDFASKAAPAPAPAPLVAAAPVPAAPANTYIPPQTQAYLPPGRRL from the exons ATGCGTGTGATTGTG TTGCTTTGTTTGATTGCTGTCGCTGCTGCTCAATACGAATATGCCGCCAATACGCAGCCGCAAGTGGGTGCTGCTCCACTCTCCCAACCCGCTCAACCAACCAACGAATACAATAAGGAATACTACACTTACTCAGCACCCGAGCATGAATTCGATGATGCTGGCTCCGCTGACAATATCGGCAATTCGTTGAAGAAGAACTTGCGTGTCATCTTCGTTAAGGGACCCGAAAACACCGGACTCGAGAATGCTGCTTTACAATTGGCCAAATCGGCTGGAGATGAACGTACCGCTATCTATGTGTTGACCAAGCAAGCTGATATCGGTGATTTGGCCAACAAATTGAACTCTGTACAGAGCACAGGCAGCAAACCCGAAGTACACTTCGTCAAGTACCGGACACCAGCTGATGCTGAGAATGCCCAGCGTGCTATCCAATCGCAATACGACTCATTGCCCGGTGCATCGAGCAAACACAATGCCGGTTCCGCTCCCGTTTTGGACTTCGCCAGCAAAGCAGCTCCAGCTCCCGCTCCAGCGCCACTGGTCGCTGCCGCACCTGTACCCGCTGCCCCCGCGAACACCTACATTCCACCACAAACACAAGCATATTTGCCACCCGGCAGAAGGTTGTAA
- the LOC106617755 gene encoding uncharacterized protein — protein MRAFLILCSVISAAYAAGLGYNYESNNGPALAGGFVGGPVLGGQALAGPSYAGQALSGPSFVAQAIASPSYSAPAPVPEVNKEFFSYTAPENEFNDIGYAGDIANSLKKNLRVIFVKGPQNSGLENAALQLLAKSAVEERTAIYVLNKQADIGDLANKLNSINHRSAYKPEVHFVKYRTPADAEHAKHAIQSQYDNLGGNTSSYNSGVAPVLDFATKPAAPAAHQPIGSVEGAYLPPNKV, from the exons ATGCGTGCATTTTTG ATCCTGTGCTCTGTCATCTCTGCTGCGTATGCCGCTGGCCTTGGCTACAACTATGAGAGCAACAATGGTCCAGCGCTTGCTGGTGGTTTTGTTGGTGGTCCCGTGCTTGGCGGACAAGCTCTTGCTGGTCCCAGTTATGCTGGTCAAGCGCTAAGTGGACCCAGTTTTGTTGCCCAAGCTATTGCCAGTCCCAGTTACAGCGCTCCGGCTCCAGTTCCAGAGGTTAACAAGGAATTTTTCAGCTACACTGCACCCGAGAATGAATTCAATGATATCGGTTATGCCGGTGACATCGCTAATTCGTTGAAGAAAAACTTGCGTGTTATCTTCGTTAAGGGACCACAGAACTCTGGACTCGAGAATGCCGCTTTGCAGTTATTGGCTAAATCGGCTGTTGAGGAACGCACCGCTATCTATGTGCTGAACAAACAAGCTGACATCGGCGATTTGGCTAACAAACTGAACTCAATCAATCATCGTAGCGCTTACAAACCAGAAGTACACTTCGTCAAATACAGAACACCAGCTGATGCTGAGCATGCCAAGCATGCTATTCAGTCACAATACGATAATTTGGGTGGTAATACTAGCAGCTACAATAGTGGTGTGGCGCCAGTTTTGGATTTCGCCACAAAGCCAGCCGCTCCTGCTGCTCATCAACCAATTGGTAGTGTGGAGGGAGCTTATCTGCCACCAAACAAAGTTTAA
- the LOC106617742 gene encoding uncharacterized protein, translated as MMRLLVFLLFVGVALAAPQGYNYQLNYAPNNGGALTYSQVQILQQFASQHEQSVVQKQTANISEQQAPVQTHNIAPAGGSQFANQLIQLASHGQQQQQIPQSQGVSEVSQSQSQPQALPVPQPLALPQPQPQVQPQIQSPLPVQQQLQISALPQPQPEPLPQVQEESQPQTQFLPQAQYQPDPQSLPQSQQQIKPQFFQQSQPQPQFVQQVQPTVQLQPQPQLLLHPQPQPQLSLQSQPESQEQQSSAPQPLPQPAQSIHLQQASALLRAPEPAYYNKEYYYLSAPQENYELPYNFNDQLNKIKKNLRVVFIKAPEQNGLTKAALQLVKDSQQPETAIYVLTKQHSAAELAKKLQQLPASAKQKPEVIFIKYRTRQEAEHAQRTIQSQYESLNGPNHFNFENVVPTHNFIKSQAAIEPRQRLTENNAVTNAATSSPLNYLPPAE; from the exons ATGATGCGTTTGTTAGTG TTTTTACTATTTGTAGGGGTGGCGCTGGCGGCGCCACAAGGCTACAACTATCAATTAAATTACGCTCCCAATAATGGCGGGGCCTTGACATATTCACAAGTACAGATACTACAGCAGTTCGCTAGTCAACATGAACAATCAGtcgtacaaaaacaaaccgcaaACATTTCGGAGCAACAAGCTCCTGTTCAGACTCATAATATTGCACCAGCTGGAGGCTCGCAATTCGCCAATCAGTTAATACAACTAGCAAGCCAcggacaacaacagcaacaaataccGCAATCACAGGGGGTTTCAGAGGTGTCACAGTCTCAGTCCCAACCACAAGCCCTGCCCGTGCCACAACCTCTCGCTCTACCGCAACCACAACCTCAAGTCCAGCCACAGATACAATCTCCGCTGCCAGTTCAACAACAGTTGCAAATTTCGGCACTGCCACAACCTCAACCCGAGCCTTTGCCACAAGTTCAAGAAGAGTCACAACCTCAAACTCAATTTTTGCCTCAGGCTCAATACCAACCAGACCCGCAGTCTCTGCCTCAATCTCAGCAACAAATTAAACCGCAATTTTTCCAACAGTCTCAACCCCAACCTCAATTTGTACAGCAGGTTCAACCCACGGTGCAGCTACAGCCACAGCCACAACTTTTACTGCATCCACAACCGCAACCCCAACTCTCACTACAGTCTCAACCCGAATCACAAGAACAACAATCATCCGCCCCTCAGCCCTTGCCACAGCCAGCTCAATCGATACATTTACAGCAGGCATCTGCACTCCTTCGCGCACCCGAACCCGCATACTACAACAAGGAGTACTACTATCTTTCTGCACCTCAGGAAAACTATGAACTCCCATATAACTTCAATGatcaattaaacaaaataaaaaagaatcttCGCGTTGTTTTCATCAAAGCGCCGGAACAGAACGGCCTTACAAAAGCAGCCTTGCAGTTGGTGAAGGACAGCCAGCAACCAGAGACGGCCATTTACGTGCTAACGAAGCAACATAGTGCCGCTGAATTGGCTAAGAAATTACAACAATTACCCGCCTCAGCAAAACAAAAACCCGAAGTGATATTCATCAAGTATCGCACGCGTCAGGAGGCTGAGCATGCGCAGCGTACTATTCAATCGCAATACGAATCGCTCAATGGACCCAATCACTTCAATTTCGAAAACGTTGTGCCAAcgcataattttattaaatcccAGGCAGCCATAGAGCCACGCCAGCGCTTGACGGAGAATAATGCCGTTACAAATGCGGCTACATCGTCGCCACTCAACTATCTCCCGCCTGCGGAGTga
- the TwdlF gene encoding probable basic-leucine zipper transcription factor R — protein MKAISLPLYFTVLAVVSAQPGYKYQQPQVGPSAPGVPAVSHQHLHHHHHSVPQAGPDTPLSGPISSPSPQKPNVLYSPIQSPPLQTFNPSPSIPLQPPSPQEIQLPLPQAAPEKAYFPPPQSAGVSSISQNHQQQFLQQQVVQQQAQFGAAQPQQQLGGGAFGLPFGGQGGFQQNFQSFQQPRPQTAIITKDIYIHSAPDDQEETLLGQQLDNAPVRKNYRIVFIKAPTHNIKLAGAALKHAQNANEEKTVIYVLSKKPDLTEVQQQLQQAQGDQKTHKPEVYFIKYKTQEEALRAQQEIQAQYDALGGSTHISDEGIAPLTSVSGGSLNLGGNIGQQQSSFVQQNFQSAGNYNLPTNKYLPIKKK, from the exons ATGAAGGCAATTAGTTTACCATTG TATTTCACCGTACTCGCCGTGGTCAGCGCACAACCAGGCTACAAGTATCAACAACCACAAGTTGGACCATCTGCACCCGGTGTACCAGCTGTAAGTCATCAGCATCTTCACCATCATCATCATTCAGTACCGCAAGCAGGTCCAGATACACCTCTTTCCGGTCCCATTTCGTCACCATCACCACAAAAACCAAATGTACTCTACTCGCCGATCCAATCACCACCATTGCAAACATTCAATCCAtcgccatcgattccattgcaaCCACCATCACCACAAGAGATTCAATTGCCATTACCACAAGCGGCACCAGAAAAAGCCTATTTTCCACCGCCACAAAGCGCTGGTGTGTCATCAATCTCACAGAACCACCAGCAACAATTTTTGCAACAACAAGTAGTACAACAGCAGGCACAATTCGGTGCtgcacaaccacaacaacaattagGCGGCGGTGCTTTCGGCCTCCCCTTCGGCGGTCAAGGTGGTTTCCAACAGAACTTCCAATCATTCCAGCAACCACGTCCACAGACTGCCATCATCACCAAGGATATTTACATACACTCAGCACCCGATGATCAGGAAGAGACTTTGCTGGGTCAACAATTGGATAATGCACCAGTACGCAAAAACTATCGCATCGTCTTCATCAAGGCACCCACACACAATATCAAATTGGCCGGCGCTGCTTTGAAGCATGCCCAGAATGCTAACGAAGAGAAGACCGTTATCTATGTGTTGTCGAAGAAACCCGACTTGACTGAGGTGCAACAGCAATTGCAACAGGCTCAAGGTGATCAGAAAACACACAAACCCGAAGTGTACTTCATCAAGTACAAGACTCAGGAGGAGGCTCTACGCGCCCAACAGGAAATCCAAGCTCAATACGATGCTCTTGGCGGTTCTACACACATTTCCGATGAAGGTATTGCTCCCCTTACTTCCGTCTCAGGTGGCTCACTGAACTTGGGTGGCAACATTGGCCAGCAACAGTCGTCTTTCGTGCAGCAGAACTTCCAATCGGCTGGCAACTATAATTTGCCCACCAACAAATACTTGCCTATCAAGAAGAAGTAA